From Camelus dromedarius isolate mCamDro1 chromosome X, mCamDro1.pat, whole genome shotgun sequence, one genomic window encodes:
- the CYSLTR1 gene encoding cysteinyl leukotriene receptor 1 — protein sequence MDGVRNLTVSSASNNICNDTIDDFRNQVYSTLYSMISVVGFFGNGFVLYVLIKTYHEKSAYQVYMINLAVADLLCVCTLPLRVVYYVHKGIWFFGDFLCRLSTYALYVNLYCSIFFMTAMSFFRCIAIVFPVQNINLVTQKKARFVCVGIWIFVILTSSPFLMSASYIDEKNNTKCFEPPQDNQAKNHVLILHYVSLFFGFIIPFVIIIVCYTMIILTLLKNSMKKNLSSRKKAIGMIIVVTAAFLISFLPYHIQRTIHLHFLHNETKPCESVLRMQKSVVITLSLAASNCCFDPLLYFFSGGNFRRKLSTFRKHSLSSLTYVPKKKISLPEKGEEICKE from the coding sequence ATGGATGGTGTCAGAAATCTGACAGTATCTTCTGCCAGTAATAACATATGCAATGATACTATTGACGACTTCCGCAATCAAGTGTATTCCACCTTGTACTCTATGATCTCCGTAGTGGGCTTCTTTGGCAACGGCTTTGTGCTCTACGTCCTCATAAAAACATATCATGAGAAGTCAGCCTATCAAGTATACATGATTAATTTAGCAGTTGCAGATCTACTGTGCGTGTGCACACTGCCTCTCCGTGTAGTTTATTATGTTCACAAAGGCATTTGGTTCTTTGGTGACTTTTTGTGCCGCCTCAGCACCTACGCTTTGTATGTCAACCTCTATTGTAGCATCTTCTTTATGACAGCCATGAGCTTTTTCCGGTGCATTGCGATTGTTTTCCCAGTCCAGAACATTAATTTGGTTACACAGAAAAAAGCCAGGTTTGTGTGTGTTGGTATttggatttttgttattttgactAGTTCACCATTTTTAATGTCCGCATCGTACATAGATGAGAAAAACAATACCAAGTGCTTTGAGCCTCCACAGGACAATCAAGCTAAAAATCATGTCTTGATCTTGCATTATGTGTCATTATTTTTTGGATTTATCATTCCTTTTGTTATCATAATTGTCTGTTACACAATGATCATTTTGACCTTACTTAaaaattcaatgaagaaaaatctATCAAGCCGTAAAAAGGCTATAGGAATGATCATAGTTGTTACAGCTGCCTTTTTGATCAGTTTCTTGCCATATCATATTCAACGCACCATTCACCTTCACTTTTTGCACAATGAAACTAAACCCTGTGAGTCTGTCCTTAGAATGCAAAAGTCAGTGGTCATAACCTTGTCTCTGGCTGCGTCAAATTGTTGCTTTGATCCTctcttatatttcttttcaggAGGGAATTTTAGGAGAAAGCTATCTACATTTAGAAAGCATTCTTTGTCCAGCTTGACTTATGTACCCAAGAAGAAGATCTCCTTgccagaaaaaggagaagaaatatgtAAAGAATAG